The genomic region TTCGCTCAAGGAACAATTGTTTCGTTGAGCGTTATGCCCGAAAACCCAACCGTCAATGATGACATTGAAATATACGCTGAGGTGATGTTTACTAGTTCGGACTGCCTGATCGATAATCAGGCTCACTCAGTCAATGGTTTCAACATCGGTGCATCTGCGCATCATTGCGTAGGCATGCTTACTGCCTTATGTAATAGAACCGATGTTTTTGAGGTCGGTCAGCTTGCTGCTGGCACTTACACCTTCGATATGACACTCACCTCTGGATTTGGTGGCGCGGGTTGCACGGCAGGAATCGTACCTGACGACAACGATCAATTGACGTTTACCGTTTCCTCAAGTGTAGGCATCGATGAATCTGACCTTGAACATCAATTTGTCTACCCGAATCCAACTTCGGGCTTGCTGCAATTCAGAACACAGCTAGACCAAACCGTGTTCATCACAGATCTTTCTGGTAAAAAAGTGATGGAAATTCCTTCAGGCGCTTCGTACACAGATATTTCCGCACTTCAGACAGGAATGTATCTTCTCAGGATTTCGGGTCGGCAGATTCCGATTCTGAAACAGTGATATTCAATGATCTGAACGGAGATTATCTAAAAAAATGCGCGCCACATTGGCCGCCATCGGGTCATCTCTATCCATTCTTTCAGGATGCCATTGAACTCCTAAAATAAAAGGATGGATCGCCTTGTCTTCCCAATAGAAAGCCTCAATAATTGAATCTTTGGCCATTGCCATTATTTTGAATCCAACCGCAAGCGAATCAATTGCCTGATGGTGATTTGAATTCACCTCGGCACTATCGCGTTCCAAAATTTTGACCAACCACGGATGGCAATAAACCATGTGGTGCGCATCGCCATTTTCTTGCTGATGAATGCTTGAATTTCGTTCAGTGGGAATATCGATGATGAGCGAACCGCCCTTTGCTACGTTCAGCAATTGCATTCCTCGGCATCCACCCAATGTGGGCAGTTTCAATTCAAAAGAATGTTCAACCAAAGCCAATTCCAACGAATCGCGGTATTTGTCAATGGTTCCGCACTGAGCAACGGCAGTGTCTTTTCCATGGAAAGATGGATGAATGTCCGTTCCGCCTGTCAGGATCACGCCATCCACTTCTGCCAGTATTTTATCCAACGAATCAGCAGACATTCCGTACGCCTGATAGAAGGTAAGCGTGCTATCGAAATGAAGCAGCCAATTCTGATAAGCATTGTTTGGATAATACTTGGAAATAAGCACGGATTTTCTTTTTTCTGGAACGGTGCTACATCCAAAAAGGAAAAGGGCAATTGATATGGCAGTCAGAAGTCTCAAGTCAAGGCTTTGTCCAAAGAAAGGTTGATGATCCTTGCCGCTTCCTCAATTTCCGCGTCTGTATGCGCGGCACTCACAAATCCGACTTCGTAACCAGAAGGTCCAATATAAAATCCATTGTCCAACAGGGCATGGTAGAACTTGCGGTAGATGTTCATGCTCTCTGGATCGATCTCAGCCGAAGACCGAATGCTTGGACGATCTGAGAAAGCAATCCAATAAATTGAACCGACTGAGAACATGCGAACCTTGTATTCTTTCTCTTCGACATGTTCTAACACGGCAGAAACCAATTTCTTGGTTTTCTTTTCCATGGCTGGATAAAAATCAGCTTCGAGCAATTGTTCCAAAGCTGCTTTTCCGGCAGCCATGGCCACTGGATTTCCTGAAAGTGTTCCTGCCTGATAAACGGGACCAAGTGGCGCAATGGAGTTCATGATCTTTTCGCTGGAAGCAAAGGCGCCAACTGGCATTCCACCACCGATGATTTTTCCTAAGGTGATGATATCGGGTTTGATGTCGTACAAACCTGCGGCTCCTTCAAATCCAACTCTAAAACCACTGATCACCTCATCAAAAATGAGCAACGAATTTTCATCCGAACAGATTTCGCGGAGCGCGCGAAGGAATTTTCCATCCTGAAGAAGCAATCCATTATTCGCTGGAATCGGCTCGATGATGACGGCCGCAATTTCATTCTTGAATTGCTCAAAAGCATCTTTCACCGCTTCGATGTCGTTCAGTGCCACAACAATGGTCTCGTCCACAAAACTTTTTGGCACACCAGCAGAACTGGAATTGCCAAATGTGACCAATCCCGAACCTGCTTTCACTAAAAGTGAATCAACATGACCATGATAGCAGCCTTCAAACTTGATGATCTTGTTTCTTCCTGTATAACCTCGCGCCAAACGGATAGCGCTCATAACGGCTTCTGTTCCAGAACTCACAAATCGGATGCGCTCCACATAGCGATGATTTGAAAGAATCAGATCAGCCAAATCATTTTCCTGTACGGTTGGCGCACCAAATGATGTTCCGTCTTTTACTGCAGTTATAATGGCGTTCTCTACCTTCTCATTTGCATGACCAAGAATTAATGGGCCCCAGCTAGCGCAGAAATCGATGTACTCATTTCCATCAGCATCCCAAACCCGACTTCCCTTTCCCTTCGTGATGAAACGTGGCGTTCCGCCCACGCTGCCAAATGCCCGTACAGGACTGTTCACTCCACCGGGGAAAAGCGTTTTCGCTTTCTCGAATAATTGTTCTGATCGTTCTGTGCTCATACCTTCCATTTTGTGGCGCAAATGTAATGCTGACTTTTTAGCTGAGCGGAACCGTGACCATAATGCTTGTTCCATCATCAACTGCCGATGATATACTGAACTCGCCACCCACCTGTTCTGTTCGCAAACGCATGTTTTTTGTGCCCAAACCGGTGCGTTGCTTTGCCATATCAAAACCAGAACCATCATCTTCAATGGTCATGACCAATTCGTTACCATGAACGAATATTTGCAGATCAACATGCTGCGCTTTGGCGTGTTTCTGGATGTTGTTCAATGCTTCTTGTAGGATGCGGTACAACTGTAAACCTACCTCTTCGGAAATGGACTTCTCCACATCGAAAAACTGAAAATCAATATTCGTCCCTGCCTGACGATGCTCGGAAACAAGTTCTTGGATCTTTTGCAAAACCGTCTCGCTGTTTAGCGAAACCGGATTCAACTGATGAGAGATTCTCCGTACGCCATCAGATATTTCGGCAATCTGCTCGGCCAGTTCTGTTTCCGCGCCACCAGCAGCTTTCATTTTTAGAAGTGACAACCGCGATGCCACATCATCGTGCAATTCGTTGGCAACACGCACCTTCTCCTCTTCCATTCCTCGGACAAACGCTTGCATGGCCTGCTGCTGCAATGAGTTGATGTTGCTGAGCAACTTTTTCCTGTCATCGCCAATCAGTTTAGAGCGATAGCTGAGTCCGATGGCAAAAATTATGATCTCGAAAAGTG from Flavobacteriales bacterium harbors:
- a CDS encoding T9SS type A sorting domain-containing protein — encoded protein: MKTIVAFILFSISSLPIFAQGTIVSLSVMPENPTVNDDIEIYAEVMFTSSDCLIDNQAHSVNGFNIGASAHHCVGMLTALCNRTDVFEVGQLAAGTYTFDMTLTSGFGGAGCTAGIVPDDNDQLTFTVSSSVGIDESDLEHQFVYPNPTSGLLQFRTQLDQTVFITDLSGKKVMEIPSGASYTDISALQTGMYLLRISGRQIPILKQ
- a CDS encoding gamma-glutamyl-gamma-aminobutyrate hydrolase family protein (Members of this family of hydrolases with an active site Cys residue belong to MEROPS family C26.), with amino-acid sequence MRLLTAISIALFLFGCSTVPEKRKSVLISKYYPNNAYQNWLLHFDSTLTFYQAYGMSADSLDKILAEVDGVILTGGTDIHPSFHGKDTAVAQCGTIDKYRDSLELALVEHSFELKLPTLGGCRGMQLLNVAKGGSLIIDIPTERNSSIHQQENGDAHHMVYCHPWLVKILERDSAEVNSNHHQAIDSLAVGFKIMAMAKDSIIEAFYWEDKAIHPFILGVQWHPERMDRDDPMAANVARIFLDNLRSDH
- the hemL gene encoding glutamate-1-semialdehyde 2,1-aminomutase translates to MSTERSEQLFEKAKTLFPGGVNSPVRAFGSVGGTPRFITKGKGSRVWDADGNEYIDFCASWGPLILGHANEKVENAIITAVKDGTSFGAPTVQENDLADLILSNHRYVERIRFVSSGTEAVMSAIRLARGYTGRNKIIKFEGCYHGHVDSLLVKAGSGLVTFGNSSSAGVPKSFVDETIVVALNDIEAVKDAFEQFKNEIAAVIIEPIPANNGLLLQDGKFLRALREICSDENSLLIFDEVISGFRVGFEGAAGLYDIKPDIITLGKIIGGGMPVGAFASSEKIMNSIAPLGPVYQAGTLSGNPVAMAAGKAALEQLLEADFYPAMEKKTKKLVSAVLEHVEEKEYKVRMFSVGSIYWIAFSDRPSIRSSAEIDPESMNIYRKFYHALLDNGFYIGPSGYEVGFVSAAHTDAEIEEAARIINLSLDKALT